The Nitrospirota bacterium genome has a window encoding:
- a CDS encoding molybdenum cofactor guanylyltransferase: protein MMESDVTGVLLAGGKSRRMGEDKRYLVVGEQTLLERGLAVLRSIFQEVLIVIAQDSPALDVDARTVRDLVPDCGSLGGLYTGLTEATTPYIFVVACDMPFLDQAVISQFTSRRRSADIVMAKLAGRLHPMHALYSNRCLPVIEQMVLARQLKIQEIVSCESLRVQYVTEGDLVGIDPSCRSFQNVNTPADLEVARSLLAQLPPSGQ from the coding sequence ATGATGGAGAGTGACGTAACCGGCGTCCTGCTTGCCGGGGGAAAAAGCCGGAGAATGGGCGAAGATAAACGGTATCTCGTTGTGGGGGAACAGACCCTCCTTGAACGAGGACTCGCCGTGCTTCGCTCAATCTTTCAGGAGGTGTTGATCGTCATTGCGCAGGACAGTCCGGCACTCGATGTCGACGCGAGAACTGTTCGAGACCTGGTGCCGGATTGCGGCAGTCTTGGAGGGTTGTATACCGGGCTTACAGAGGCCACGACACCCTACATATTCGTAGTTGCCTGCGATATGCCGTTTCTTGATCAGGCGGTTATTTCCCAGTTCACAAGTCGAAGAAGGTCTGCAGACATTGTTATGGCGAAACTCGCGGGCCGGTTACATCCAATGCACGCCTTGTATAGCAACCGGTGCCTGCCTGTCATTGAACAGATGGTTTTGGCACGACAGCTCAAGATTCAAGAGATTGTGTCGTGCGAGTCCCTCCGGGTTCAATATGTGACTGAGGGGGATCTGGTTGGGATCGACCCCTCCTGCCGTTCTTTCCAAAATGTGAATACACCGGCAGATCTTGAAGTCGCGCGATCCCTGCTGGCACAGTTACCTCCCTCTGGACAGTAA
- a CDS encoding glycosyltransferase family 9 protein — MARTIVMIHPGGLGDVFLAVPAMTRLRNRFTSHRLLLCAGGQVATLLLACRNIDDWTSLQGRACADLFAGSVTGQLQTWLKDCDLAIGWMEDADGRLSGALKAAGVREVIVRSPFSLTIHATHQRDRFLEAINEAPYAGEGHAELAVTEPLFSLGQACLETAGLSNGQPFAVIHPGSGSAHKCVGPEILASVVAALQHSGTIPVILEGPADREPVERIFQACLQPPVVLKGLDVLTVAGVLAQARLYLGQDSGVTHMAGLIGVRTVALFGPTEPLRWAPRGAHVTIVQGQPCLCRSWDDVSRCEEQPCLKISQDDLVSLCLAQLKEAVV; from the coding sequence GTGGCAAGAACGATCGTCATGATCCATCCGGGTGGCCTTGGCGATGTATTCTTGGCTGTGCCTGCTATGACACGATTGCGCAACCGCTTTACCAGCCATCGGCTCCTGCTCTGTGCCGGAGGCCAAGTCGCAACGCTGCTGCTTGCATGCAGAAATATCGATGACTGGACCTCTCTGCAGGGACGTGCTTGTGCGGACTTGTTCGCCGGTTCGGTTACGGGTCAGCTACAGACATGGCTGAAGGATTGTGATCTTGCCATTGGCTGGATGGAGGATGCCGATGGCAGGTTGAGCGGGGCACTCAAGGCAGCTGGCGTCCGCGAGGTGATCGTGAGGTCTCCATTCTCACTCACGATCCATGCGACACACCAACGCGATCGATTTCTTGAGGCGATCAATGAGGCACCGTATGCCGGTGAGGGGCATGCAGAGTTGGCGGTGACGGAACCGCTCTTCTCTCTCGGACAAGCCTGTCTTGAAACGGCGGGTCTTTCGAACGGCCAGCCTTTTGCCGTCATTCACCCTGGGAGTGGGAGTGCCCATAAGTGTGTGGGCCCAGAGATACTCGCATCCGTCGTTGCCGCGCTTCAGCATTCCGGAACGATCCCAGTGATTCTCGAGGGGCCAGCAGACCGGGAGCCAGTCGAACGGATTTTTCAGGCATGTCTACAACCGCCGGTTGTCTTGAAGGGCCTGGATGTTCTCACCGTTGCCGGGGTGCTGGCTCAAGCTCGGCTCTATCTCGGGCAGGATTCAGGCGTGACACATATGGCGGGGTTAATAGGGGTGCGTACGGTGGCGTTGTTTGGGCCGACTGAGCCGTTGCGGTGGGCTCCCCGTGGCGCCCATGTCACCATCGTGCAGGGGCAGCCTTGTCTCTGCCGGTCGTGGGACGATGTTAGCCGCTGCGAGGAGCAACCCTGCCTCAAGATATCGCAGGATGATCTTGTGTCACTCTGTCTGGCACAGCTCAAAGAAGCTGTAGTCTGA